atctgattgttttttggaaaaaaaaacttcagagacatggtttggaggtgtctgagacctataataactagtttaaatggagtataatatgtgacctttaaagttaaatgcatcaatctggagcaCTTTAAGAGCAAAATCacgaggctagatctatgaagaactggtcctctagtaaacaatttaatcataaaggttgtatggttatgaatgctgatggcaaaaagtcacacagcataagcatggtaaacgagacggaGTGCCGGCATCACTGCAGACGTCTCgtactgaggacagtccgccacGGACAGTTGTGCTGGTAATCCCGTCCCTCCCCatagggagagagggcgcactgCACAGAGAGAACTCCACAGCCCCAGGCAGTGGTAAGGTCCGGgggcgaggggtgctgtaaaacTCACGGACGGGCCTTTCCAAGCAGTCCCAGAGTCGGTCGCAGCGCACCGGACGATGCGCTCGGCGACAGCCAGCCCACCCGTtgagaaaagtatttttggttCATTATAAAACTGTATGGGGCTGGATGTAAGAccacttttatttaatttgacttATGCTACACAATGATTGATTATGATTGAATAAAGATCCACAGCACATTCCGCTCCGCCGATTGCAAAATGTGGATAAATATAGTATTCAGTGCTTTTTTTATTCGGCATCAACCTCACGTTTACGCACGTATTGTCAAAAATACACTTGAAGTGTAAATAAATGCTTCAGTTCAGGTTGCGGTTACGTGAGACACAGCTGAGACGGAGCCGTGCAGACAGCTGCTGACCAGATTGAAATGAGAGACTGTAGAGTAAAAACACTTCTGACTTCCTCCAGTCTTGACATGGGGTGTACGGGAAAGATTGAAAGATCTTTTTTGACTGTGCTGCAATATAGGGGCATTTGCAGTGATACAGTGATTCACGACCttgaaaagtaaaaagaaagtgGGACAGGGCCGTAAAGTGGTGGGGGACAATGAATTGATGCATTGACTCTTGTGACAATATCTGCTATGGGCTTTGCAGAGATATGAATAGTGTAATAAAAATGGTATTACCTTTTCCATAAAGCATGTTAAAGAAAATATCTTCATAATAAACTTTGACTTCTCTCTCTGGTGGCTTTTCTTTTTCAATTAACTGGGTACTCCAAAACCAGTGAGCACACTGGTCACTCAATTCATTATGTTCTTTTACAAACGTTTTCTCTCAAATGTATGGGATGAAATCAGTACTTGATGCACTTGTTCACAGTGTCTCCCTATAGTATCCTGTACTCACAGGAGCCAGGCTGCAGTATCTGAAATGTAACAATAAGTCTAGTCTAGTCAGTTTTGGTCTAAACTCAATTCATTATGTTCTTTGAAAATCGTTTTCTCTCAAATGTATGGGATGAAATCAGTGCTTGATACATTCATAGTTATCATAATATGCAAAATTCACAAACTTTTAAAGAATGGAGTATGAAGAAGGGTTCTTctaatcatcattattatttattttatttaaggaTGGATTAAACACATTTAACACATAATCTCTAATAAAGATTCATACAGATACATGTATAGATTAATATATGCACACACGACATATGGACAGCAGCCTTTTCTATCATTCCACAGTGTCTCTCTATAGTATGTTGTACTCACAGGAGCCAGGCTGCAGTAtctgaaatgaaacaataagTCTAATAGATGTTTTAAACCAGGGGTAGAAAAAGGCATAGATGATGGGGTTTAGACAAGAGTTACAATACATTAGAAAAATCATAAATCTCTCAGTTGAAGAACCGATCATGACATTGTAGCCTGTGAGAGAGACGCAGTAATATGGAGAGTAACACATGAGAAACACAACTATAAGAACACCAAGGGTCCTGGCTGCTTTTATCTCAgatttcttacctttcacagtGTCAGAATGCTTGAGTGAGACAGTTACAATGTGGGACCTCATTTCTCGAATCTGAGACACAGCCATCACAAATACTCTCATATTCAGAACTATGATGACAGTAATGGGAATAACGAAACCGAGAACAAGATCAATAACTCCTGTAATCTGGATCACACATTCTCCATAGCAGGAATTATACATGCCTGGATGCTTCAGGTTATcatataaaagaaaaatgctgtagaaaacagaataaatcCAACCCAGGAAAACACATATTATAACAACTTTTTGAGTGACTTTGGTGGGGTAACGCAGAGGGTCACAAATAGCCACATAGCGGTCAACAGATATGAGCACCATGTTTATCACAGAGGCAGTGATTATTGTGACAGGTAACAGATAATATAGCACACAGACAAGGTCACCCAGGATCCAGCAGGTGTTTGTCACGAGGATTTCAACTGGGATCACCAAAAGGCCCACAAGAAAATCTGagacagccagagagaggaggaggaggttggtgGGGGTGTGGAGCAGCCTGCAGTGAGAGAATATCATCATTGTGAACACTTATCAGCGAATATCATTAATAGTTATGCAAAAAGCAGCATTgattaaaaatcacaatcaaTCAAAATAGTACACCAGCAAGTATGTAATGATCTCAGGGCTAGCACATGTGCAAGCCTGAAGCCACTTCTTCTTGTAAATCTAAAGACAGTGTAACAACATTTTAACATATACTGTGAAAGTTACGTGCCTGAAATGTGAGATGGAGATGATGACCAGCAGGTTCAGAGACGCAGTGAGAAAAGAGATGAAGTACAGAAGAACGTGAAAAAACACAATGCCAGGGTGAGGAGGCTCCGGCTTCCTGCAGGAGGAGTTGAGGAGTTCTGGAAAGCAGAGTTCAACTTTTTCCAACTGCATCACtagagagacgaggagagaagCTGCTTAGCTTTGGCAGCTTTTTCACCAAATGTCATGGTCACACAGATTATGTATCCTTCTGCCGCCTGCTTTTTCTATCTCTGTTTTCTTTGAATCCCCACCTCTCTGTACACACAGTACTGCAGGGATACTCAGTACTGCAAGGATACTCTACACACCACTACTCACAGTTCTGCAGGGGTAGGAAATATAAATGGCGGCGAATGACGCACAGGGAGGAGGTCGTGGTGGATGGGTAGGTCAAAAAATATGGTCACACAGCTTATGTATCCTTCAGCCGCCTaattctctgtctctcttgcaTCATTCTCTTCATCTGCATCTTCATCACCTTTTCTTTGAATCCCCACCTCTCTCTACACACAGTACTGCAGGGATACTCAGAGTACTGCAAGGAAATCCACTGTACGACAGGAATACACAGTACACACAAGTACTGCAGGGATACTCTGTAAGAATCACTCATATAGATAAATGCAGACTGTTTTACTGACATGCCTCCTTTAACCATATTAAATACTATTTTCTTATGCCAATTTTAACAGACTGGCAAATTTAATTTGAATGAACCTCCCACCAGTTTGTGCCTCTCCTCCTACCCGTTCCATTTCAATGACAGGAAAATACCAAGCGGTTGAGGTGCTGATTAAACTGGTCGTTGCAGCGCTATGAAGATAGGGCCCAAAGTCTTGAAGGTGTGATGAACTCTGCTCCCTCAGAGCTAGTACCAGCTAAAATTACATCTCTAATCTTATTTTGGGCATGAATAACTATAAGGACACAGCAGGGAGAATTAGACCTGTGATGGAGTTAGTATTAGTGGAAAGGacgttgtgttgctctggctctatctatttggcgtgaagaggaggttgtgttgcttaaaAGGTTTTTTGGGGGAGAGTTTTTCCATATcgatgagagggtcgcactgtaaagaacagagggtgtcgtatcctgtacagattgtaaagccccctctggcaaatttgtgatttgtgattttgggctttCCAAATAAAATTGACTAGACTTGACTACTTATATTGtgcattacaaaaaaaacacaaagatcatgTAATATTCCCTcacatttatactttttattgaTTATATGCAAGgtagcatgtttttttcttgttgagGCCACAGACTGAAGGTTGCAAATTTTAATGTCGTACAATTCCCACATTGTTTGCAAGACCTTGCAATTTTGTCCAAACCTGGtcagaagtagaagtagaacTGTACAAGTAGAACTGTGCAAGTCCAGTTCAGTCCTTTTGGGGTTCCAGCAATCACAAAAAACTCTACAGGAACATGGTGGGACTTTCACCTCCTTCTCAAAGTTAAtatgcatatttacagaacCTTATACAATCAACTTTGCATGTCTTTATTGTCTGTAAATTACCAAAGGTTGAGCCACACATTGAAACATATTTCATACAACATTTGCCCAGAATTCTTACAGTATCCATGTTTATGTGTTCACTTATCAAGTAATGGTGAATGCTTTCTTCCAGACAATCTGACAGTTAATGGTTTTGTCTGCATCAGAAGCTGCTAAAAAACTCAATATCTCTCCAATGCTGTAGAAAACATTTTCACCATCTCAGAGGAAACTACCCTAGAAACCCACAACAAGACCAAACTAATTTAAGGCTAGAAAAAGATCAGTATATGAGTCTGGTTATTACACTTATATGTGCTGGTATAGATTCACAGCAATGATAACCGATCCCAGACTCTTCATCAGGGCAAAATCAACAGCATCATGGCATCATTGTGGGTCTTCAGCTCGTTGGTCAGTCCAAATCTCCAGGGAAACCTAAGAAGATAACCAAATCCAAATCATGGTTGGTTGTGGgtgatacatttcttttttccattTGCGCGCCCAGGGTAGGTTTGCTGAGTACATGTGCTTTTTTAGCAATGGCCTGCTACATGCTCATACAGTAATCATACTTCTgtctctatctatttggcgtggagaggaggtcgcgttgctctggctctatctgttttagcgtggagaggaagttgtgttgctctggctctatctgttttagcgtggagaggaggttgtgttgctctggctccatCTGTTTGGCAATGCCGGGAAGCttcttgacatcctcctggattcaccttctcacatattttcacattatatgtattaattttaGTAATATgaattgtctatgttgtattttcattatgctgttactctgtacacatgacatgtattgcacgtctgtcctttctggaagggggatccctcctctgttgctcttcctgaggtttcttccagtttttcttttttccctgttaaaaggattttttggggggggagaTTTCATTATcgatgagagggtcgcactgtaaaggacagagggtgtcgtatcctgtacagattgtaaagcaccctgaggcaaatttgtgatttgcgGTTCTGGTCTATACAAATAAGATTGACTTGACTTCTGTTTAGTTTTGGGAGTTTGCCCTTTGTTTGTATGGTATTTCTTTGGGTAAACCTCTAGTAtaacagtacagtatatatattgtagTTCAGCAGGAAAGTTGCACTTACCTAATAAGTCCAGGCCATGGTGATGAAGGCAGGGTTTTCATCATATTTTGACATAGCAGATCTACGCCTTCTCCCACCCTGGCTGCAGCTCTGTGAAGCAATTAAAAGACAGAGAGATTAATAATTCTTAAATTTGACAatttacatgtttatttgcatttGCATTGTTTATGTGCATTTATGTGGATATATTCAGGAACTGTGCATACCGGGGCACAAGCATTATTCTGCGTGATACACAGTTCCAATTTGCAGTGCAAATAGATGTCACCAGTCTCGCCAGTGAAATGGAACGTCTTGAAAGAGAAGTAGTTGGACGTTCCCAGTCCATTGCCTTCCACTTTCACCGTCTGGTCAGCAGAGTTAGGGCAGCTGCTCAAAAACAGGAAAGCAGACATGTCAGGGAcatgccaacaacaacaaagacaggTTTAATTAATCACCACGAGAATTTCTGTGAGTCTCACCCATCGATGATGAGGTCATATCTCAGGCTTCCACTTGGCGAAGGCTGATCGGTTGCCCAGCAGGAGTCAGTCACCACGACGACCATGTTTTCATCGAGCCCATCCGTCTTAAGCTCCACCCAGATTTTCTCGTCCAGTTGGACGTCGGTGCTTGGCTGGATAGTGTTTGTGCGATCAGCATCGGTGTAGGCCGTCATGGTCAGATTGTAATTCCATTTGACAGAAATCATCTGCTGGATCACAGAGCTGGAAAGAAAAGACACTTCCTCACTATAGGTTTCAGTCTGCTCGCAAAAACAAAGTGAAGCTTTCTCTTGGCAACAAAAAGGTGACAACTCTGATAATACTGTACACCCACCACACACCTCTGTTTGATTTTGATGGAAAAGCTCTCGATATCCGGCTGACTGTAATAACAAGAGAAGTCAATAAGCACTGGGCTTTGGCGGTTGATTAGGCCAAATGTGGAGATGTTCCGTCTCATGATGGTGTTCTTGTAGATAATTTCACTGTTGTTTGCCTAAATGGTCACATGGAGACAGACATCATCACTGCACATTGAGGTGCACCTAACAGTTAATTTACTTTTATATTCTACTCAATATATATGAACATTTTAGGCTGCAGCAGTCACTGAACAGTAGCTGATGCTTTCATTAATTGCACCAATAGACACATTTTCCCAGATCAccaactttataaaaaaaacaaggtcaCAGGTCAATGCTACAGGATATGCTAACCACATCCCTGCAACCACAGAAGGATTACAAACAGTACGTTTCTAGTGTTGAAAGGGATTTGGCTGCTTCTTGAGAGTAAACTAAAAAAAGTGTACCCACCATAACCACTGTACCACAAGTGTTGTCGCTATCGAAGTTGAACGTCACCATGTGGGTCAAGTTGTCCATTTCAGCTTTGCAGGTCTGGTCATTGAGGTGTAATACAGAGTAGTCGATGTATTTCTCCTCCAAGAGACAATTAGCCAGGTTTAACGAAGCAGATTTGTGCTCGCAAACCGTCGGCTCACCTGAACACCCgtaacaaaacattcatttagcTTTTGTTGAAAGGACTTAAAATAGCACAGATCAGGAACATGCACACATAAATTCAACACTGAAAAACATCTTTACAGTTTCTTAAATTACTCTTTTGTGTATCTCTTTAACATTAACTCTGAACGTTGTTATATGAAAGAATATTGGGAAGATTAATAGCTcatatgtataaatattttgTGC
This DNA window, taken from Sebastes fasciatus isolate fSebFas1 chromosome 14, fSebFas1.pri, whole genome shotgun sequence, encodes the following:
- the LOC141782698 gene encoding trace amine-associated receptor 7b-like — protein: MQLEKVELCFPELLNSSCRKPEPPHPGIVFFHVLLYFISFLTASLNLLVIISISHFRLLHTPTNLLLLSLAVSDFLVGLLVIPVEILVTNTCWILGDLVCVLYYLLPVTIITASVINMVLISVDRYVAICDPLRYPTKVTQKVVIICVFLGWIYSVFYSIFLLYDNLKHPGMYNSCYGECVIQITGVIDLVLGFVIPITVIIVLNMRVFVMAVSQIREMRSHIVTVSLKHSDTVKGKKSEIKAARTLGVLIVVFLMCYSPYYCVSLTGYNVMIGSSTERFMIFLMYCNSCLNPIIYAFFYPWFKTSIRLIVSFQILQPGSCEYNIL